The genomic segment CGCCCTGCCGAGCACGAGCGGACTCGCGAGAAAGCTCAGCTTGGTTGCAAACGAATAAGGGAGATGAAGACTGGCGTGACGCGATATTAAATAACGGAGGTAGGAAGCGTGGTCCATCTCCAGCTCGCAGCGCCTGAATATGCAGTTCGCATGGATGATCGCCCTGCCGGCCACCGTCTCTACCTCCCGGATCTTCTTTCCTATCGTGCGGCGGAACCGCTCCGCCGTCGCTTCGCGGAGCGGCCGAAGTTCTTACTGTTGCGGCTTTACGCGAAGATTGTCGTTCGCGATGACGATTTTGCCGAAGCCGCTGCCCTTCGTCGGCTTTTCCATCGTTGTGGGAACCGGGAACATACTCTCGACCTCCTTCGACAAAAATTGGATACATATCCATTTCAACTATACACGATTCCATTTGCACAGCATAGACAAAATGTGCTCGATATCGCCTGCGTAAAGCGTCTCTTTGCCCAATGCGCCGTCACGCACGCCGTAAGGCCGGACGAACTTCGCGTACAGCCGGTTCAAGTATTTGTTGTCGGATTGCGCGGTTAACCGGACTTCCCGCACCTCGGGATGCCGCTCCGCGATCGATCGAATCGTAAAGCCGAAGCCGTCAAGAAATACGCGGGTCCCCCGATGCGAGCGGACGGCGAGCGCCAGGTCGATCAGAGCGACGTCTTTGTCGTTGAACGCTTGCTCCCTCGTCCCGTGGTAGTAAGCGCCCAGCCCCACCGCTTCTCCGCCTTCTCTCACCAACACGATCGATCCCTCCGTGATGTATTGATAGGCCAGCGTAACCGTATCCAGCACTGAAAACGAAGGATGCACGTCTCGCATATGTTCGAGCAGAAACAGGCTGGCTTGCGCAAAATCGTCGTCCGTCGCGCATACCGCGCATTGAAGCGCCGTCATTCAAACCTCTCCTTTCGTGGCCGTCCGCTCAAGCTCTCCGCTCGAGTGCGCGGCTCAATTCGTCGCGGATCTGCGTCGAGCCGCTCAGCAGCCGCTGAAACGTCTCCCGGCGCATCGACAGCAGCACGGAAGGACCCATCGCGCGCACGGTGGCGGTCCGCGGCACTTCCTTCATAAGCGCGATCTCGCCGAAATAATCGCCGTCCTGAAGCGTCGCGACACGTCGTTCGCCCGCATCTTCCGTCTGCTTGGTCACTTCGAATTTGCCGCGTACGATAATATAGAAGGTATGTCCTTCCTCGCCTTCCCGGACGATCGCCTCGCCCTCTCGGCACGTCTGCGTCGAGAAGGCGGCAGACAGACTGTCCAGCAGTCCCGCGTCGATCCCCGCCAGAAACGGCAGCCGCGCCAGCCAATCCGTGTTCACGTCCGCATGCAGTCCGTCCTCGGACAGCCGGAAGCCCTGCTGCTTTTCCCACAGCCGCGCATAAGCGCCGCCCAGGACGAGGAGCTGCTCATGCGTGCCGCTTTCGACGACTTTGCCCTTGTCGAACACATAGATACGATCGGCTTCCACGACCGCGGACAGCCGGTGCGTCACCGATACGACCGTCTTGCGGCCGCGCAGCGACAGCACCAGCTCGTTCACCGCCGCCTCCGCCCCCGGATCGAGCGCCGAGGTCACTTCGTCGAGCAGCAGCACGTCGGGATCGCGGAGCAGCGCCCGGGTCAGCGCGATGCGCTGGCGTTCCCCGCCTGAGAAGCTGCCGCCCTCCTGCCGGACGAGCGTATCGAGTCCGTTCGGCCAACGCGCGACCGCCTCTTGCAGCCCGCTTTTGCGCACCGCTTCATTCAAATCGGCCTCGCTCAGTCCTTGCTTGTCCAGCAGCAGATTGTCCCGGACGGACGCATTGAACAAAAACGTATCCTGCCCGACGAGCAGCGCCAGCTCGCGCAGGTTGCGCTCCCCGATCTCGCGTAAGTCCAGGCCGTCTATCGCGATGCGTCCCTTCCTCGGATCGTACAAGCGGGCGAGCAGCTGCAGCGCCGTGCTCTTGCCCGAACCGCTGGCGCCGACGAACGCCGTGTAGCTGCCGCCCGCGATGCCGAGCGACACGCCGCGCAGCTGGTCCGCTCCCTTTTCATAGCCGAAATCGACGCCCTCCATCGCAATCTCCCGAATCGGACCCGCGGGCGAACGGGGTTCCGCAGGCTCCGGCACTTCCGGCTCGCGCGCCATCAGCTCTCCGATTCTGGCGAAGCTCACCCGCGCCTCGATCATGCCGGGAATCAGATAAGTCAGGTTAGTTGCGGACTGGCCGACCGTCATGAACAGCGTAAAGAACGCCATGAAGCCGCCGATCGTCAACTGGTCGCGAAAGATCAGGTAACCGCCGAAGCCGATCATCGCGCCGTTCAGGACCATCAGCGACACCAGCGGCAGACGCTCCATCCAAGAAGTGATGAGGCGGAGCCGCAACCCGTTTTTCAGCATGTCCCCGATAAGACGAGCGGACAGCTGGCGCACCCGCTCCTGCTGATGAAGGCTGCGGATCGTCTTGTGTCCCTTCACCGTCTCGTCGATCGCATTCATAAAGCGCTCCTGCGACGACTTGAGCTGCTGCTGGCCGGCTTCGGCTCTGCGCTGCAGCAGCTTGGGCCCCGCAATCATGAGCGATGCGCCCGCGAGCATGATCAGGGTCAGCCTCCAATCGAGCGCGAACAGCATGCTGATCCCCAGGCAGGCGCTGAGCGTCTGCGCGAACAGCATCGGCACCGTCGCCCCAACGGTGCGCTCGACCGAAGCGGTATCAGTCGTAAAGCGTGCGACCAAGTCGCCCGTGCCGTACTCCCTGTAGAAGGAGATCGATTGACGCTGAAGGCGCTCGAACAGATCGAGACGAAGCTTCGCGATGCCTTGGCCGACTAACTTTCCCAGCGCGTAGTCGCCGGATAAAGAGGCGGTGATCGACAGCACCCCCACCCCGATCAGCAGTCCCAGAATCAGCGCGAACATGCCGCCGTCCTTCGGGACGAACGCTTCGTCGACCAGATACTTCAGACTGAGCGGCGCGGCGACCGCGTACGCGGCTTCGATCAGGATGCAGAGCAGGAGCAGGGCGAGCAGCCCTCTGTAGGCGGTGAAATATTTCAGCATATGGTCTCCCTTGCAGGTGCGAGCGGATGATCGCTTGATAGTTGCAACTTTGAGAGGGTTACTCTGTAGCCTACGTTTTTGCTCATCAGATTTAGATTAAATTGCTTCTCGGTTTCATGTCTAAATAGTCCAGCGCCAATTCGGCAAAGCGATAGGTGCTTTCTAATCTAGACATGAATTGTACCTTGTTGCGAAAATCGAGGTAGTACGCTTCCAATTCCAAATCTCTATAATCATGAAATGCAAATGGCAAAAGTTCTTCTTCCATCATTTCTTGCAAAACGCAAATCATAAATTTCTCTTCCTTTTGATCGCTGAGGTAAACATTTAAAAAAGTTCGGTTCGCTTCCAGTCTGTATAGGATTTTATATTGATTTTTCTCATATATAAATTCGGCCCCCAAGGACATCCATTCCTTAAGATTCCCTCTTCGAATCGAAAAACCTTTGCGCCTATAATGAAGATCCGCGGATTGCTCCAATGCTTCATTCATATCGAAACTTTCATGGATTTGAGACTCCAAAAAGGGAATACCTTTTACCAGTATGTTTTCCAACACCAGCTTCAGCTGTCCCTTTAAGGCCTTTTCCGATTTGAATAAGAATTTCTCATTCAGCCCCGCATCCCGTTTCTTAAAATATTGTTCAGGAGGTTGGTCGCTTGGGTAGCTATATCCGACCGCTAGGCTCTCATTATCAAAATGGAATGATATGTAATACCGAAATCCGCCAATGGATTTTCTAAAATATAAATTATGATATTTCCCATGTAGTTCCGATTTCACCGTATCCTGAACATATCCTCGTCGTTGCAGTTCTTCGCCGCATTCGCAAATAATAATCTTGCTGACCTGTATCGGCTTTTTCCCGGATAACTGCTGTGCCTCGCACCTCTCCAGTGTCTCCTGATCGGCTTGTGCGAAAAAATCGTATTCAAATTGTTCTATGTCTCTCCACGCGAATGCCTTTTTTAAAATCAGTAGCAACTCGTGATGCGCCATCCCGGCTTGAATTAAATCGATTTGACCCGGATTAATTGCATACGGCTTTAGCTGCTCATAAGAATCGGCCTTTTGACTTGCCTCGCCCATTTCACGATAATAGTAAACCATTTTATGTCCAAGATCATAGACATTGAGTTCCAAGTAATAATCCAGAAAAAATTTAAAATCAATAACAATCGTTTTTAGTGCCAAAGACAGCGATTGTGCGCGTTTCTGAGCGTTTACAAGTCCGTCCTTAAGCGCAAGCGCAGTCCATTTGTCGCCCGCCGGAAAGGCATAGACTTGCAGCTTTGACTTCGAGGCCCACGCTTGAATGGCTGCCGTATCGAATGACTGAATCAATAGCAAAATGGAATTTTGACTCACTTCGCTCGCTTCGCTCCCTTAGAAGGAAAATGAACCAAAATGATGAATAGAGGCGTATGGCATCATTTTATCTAACAAACGTTTATTTTGCACACACAAAAACCTCCAAGCCTTTGAAAGAAAGGTTTGGAGGTTTTTCTGATAAAGTATGTTTAGCCTTCAGCGCCGATGAACACGTAACGCGCGATGACGAGCACGAACAGCACCCACATCAGCCAGTGCACCTGGTACTTCTTCTTGCCGGCCAGATTGGCGATGACGGCCAGCACCACGTACGAGATGATGCCGAAGGAAATGCCGTTGGCGATGTTGTAGGTGAACGGCATCATGGCGATCGTCAGAAATGCCGGAATGCCGACGACGAGATCCTCGAAGTCGATCTCCTTGACGGACTGCATCATGAGCACGCCGACGATGATGAGCGCCGCGCTCGTCGCCGGGGACGGCACGAGCAGCGCGATCGGCGCGAGGAACAGCGACAGCAGGAACAGTACGCCCGTCGTCGACGAGGTCAGACCCGTACGGCCGCCTTCGGCGATACCGGCGGAGCTCTCGACGAAAGCGGTCATCGTGCTCGTGCCGAGCATGGCGCCGCCGCTGACGGCTACGGCGTCGACCAGCATCGCTTTGCCGACGAGCTTGCGTCCCTTCTCCTTATCCTTGAAGAAGCCGGCACGATTGGCCGTACCGACCATGGTGCCGAACGTATCGAACAGCTCAACGAACGTGAACGTCGCGATCGCCGAGAGCAGACCGGTCGTCAGCAGGTCGCCGAAGTTGAAGTCCCAGAAGTTCAGCTTGCTGAAGTTCGGCACCCAGTCCGCGGACTTCATCGAGTCGAAGCTGACGACGTCCACGCCAGGAATGGCGCCGATGAGCGTCGTAAGCAGGATCCCGTACAGAATGGCGCCGCGAACGCGGAGCACCATCAGCGCGCTGATGATCAACAGTCCGAGCACGGTCAGCCATACGGACGGCTCGGTGATGTCGCCGAGGTGGAAAATCGTCTCGTTGCTGTTCAGGTTGCTGTAGGAGCCGGCCGCGTAGTCTGCGAACGGGCTCAGCGAGATCGTCAGCAGGCCGCTGCCTTTGAGGCCGATGATCGTGATGAACAAACCGATGCCGACCGTGATCGCAAACTTGATGCTGTCCGGGATCGCGACGATCAGCATCTGACGAATCTTGGTGACGGTCAGAATAATGAAGATAATCCCCGAGATGAATACCGCGGCCAGCGCCATCGAAGGCGATATTGCGTGGTCGGTCGCTTTGGACGCTACGACTGTCGTCGCGAAGTAGGCGTTGAGCCCCATGCCAGGCGCCAGCGCGACCGGGAAGT from the Cohnella hashimotonis genome contains:
- a CDS encoding ABC transporter transmembrane domain-containing protein, translated to MLKYFTAYRGLLALLLLCILIEAAYAVAAPLSLKYLVDEAFVPKDGGMFALILGLLIGVGVLSITASLSGDYALGKLVGQGIAKLRLDLFERLQRQSISFYREYGTGDLVARFTTDTASVERTVGATVPMLFAQTLSACLGISMLFALDWRLTLIMLAGASLMIAGPKLLQRRAEAGQQQLKSSQERFMNAIDETVKGHKTIRSLHQQERVRQLSARLIGDMLKNGLRLRLITSWMERLPLVSLMVLNGAMIGFGGYLIFRDQLTIGGFMAFFTLFMTVGQSATNLTYLIPGMIEARVSFARIGELMAREPEVPEPAEPRSPAGPIREIAMEGVDFGYEKGADQLRGVSLGIAGGSYTAFVGASGSGKSTALQLLARLYDPRKGRIAIDGLDLREIGERNLRELALLVGQDTFLFNASVRDNLLLDKQGLSEADLNEAVRKSGLQEAVARWPNGLDTLVRQEGGSFSGGERQRIALTRALLRDPDVLLLDEVTSALDPGAEAAVNELVLSLRGRKTVVSVTHRLSAVVEADRIYVFDKGKVVESGTHEQLLVLGGAYARLWEKQQGFRLSEDGLHADVNTDWLARLPFLAGIDAGLLDSLSAAFSTQTCREGEAIVREGEEGHTFYIIVRGKFEVTKQTEDAGERRVATLQDGDYFGEIALMKEVPRTATVRAMGPSVLLSMRRETFQRLLSGSTQIRDELSRALERRA
- a CDS encoding NCS2 family permease, encoding MERFFKLKEFGSNVRTEIMAGITTFMTMAYILAVNPLVLGGSGLDTYGIFLATALGAGIFTLAMGLFVNFPVALAPGMGLNAYFATTVVASKATDHAISPSMALAAVFISGIIFIILTVTKIRQMLIVAIPDSIKFAITVGIGLFITIIGLKGSGLLTISLSPFADYAAGSYSNLNSNETIFHLGDITEPSVWLTVLGLLIISALMVLRVRGAILYGILLTTLIGAIPGVDVVSFDSMKSADWVPNFSKLNFWDFNFGDLLTTGLLSAIATFTFVELFDTFGTMVGTANRAGFFKDKEKGRKLVGKAMLVDAVAVSGGAMLGTSTMTAFVESSAGIAEGGRTGLTSSTTGVLFLLSLFLAPIALLVPSPATSAALIIVGVLMMQSVKEIDFEDLVVGIPAFLTIAMMPFTYNIANGISFGIISYVVLAVIANLAGKKKYQVHWLMWVLFVLVIARYVFIGAEG